A region of Alteromonadaceae bacterium 2753L.S.0a.02 DNA encodes the following proteins:
- a CDS encoding histidine kinase/DNA gyrase B/HSP90-like ATPase, whose product MSEANTIDFSLVLASSVHDMKNSVGMLLASLESVIEDTPPTNEIQARRFSTLHYEASRINSELIQLLTIYRMQNEFLPVHVDEHYVIDILEDQIARNHMLMETKGVSVALDCDHDLNWYFDHDLLGSVVHNILVNCVRYTNTAIRISASVDNDLLCISIADDGPGYPPEMLCRPAGAVEDAEVSKGGTHLGLYFAEKIAGFHRQHNRTGYIDLYNGEPLGGGVFKVYIP is encoded by the coding sequence ATGTCTGAAGCAAATACTATTGATTTTTCGTTGGTTCTCGCATCAAGCGTACACGACATGAAAAACTCTGTGGGTATGTTGCTGGCATCTTTGGAGTCTGTGATTGAAGACACCCCGCCAACCAATGAAATCCAGGCGCGTCGGTTTTCAACTCTGCATTATGAGGCGTCGCGAATCAACAGCGAACTTATTCAGCTGCTCACAATCTACCGCATGCAAAATGAGTTTCTGCCCGTGCATGTTGATGAGCACTACGTTATCGATATTCTTGAAGACCAGATTGCCCGTAATCACATGTTGATGGAAACCAAAGGAGTAAGTGTTGCGTTAGATTGTGATCATGATTTGAATTGGTATTTCGATCACGATCTGTTGGGCAGTGTTGTACACAATATATTGGTTAACTGCGTACGTTATACCAATACAGCAATACGAATCAGTGCTTCAGTTGATAACGATCTGCTGTGTATTTCTATTGCCGACGATGGTCCGGGTTATCCGCCGGAAATGTTGTGCCGCCCAGCAGGAGCGGTTGAAGACGCTGAAGTGAGTAAAGGCGGTACCCACCTCGGATTGTATTTTGCCGAAAAAATAGCGGGGTTTCACCGTCAGCATAATCGCACGGGTTACATCGATCTGTACAACGGTGAGCCCCTGGGGGGCGGGGTATTTAAAGTTTATATTCCTTAA